A single region of the Salipaludibacillus sp. LMS25 genome encodes:
- a CDS encoding diguanylate cyclase, which yields MITGERSLNFSTIFETVFRNDSLIPEKYKPAIFFLAEKNGKVKVSKQTGDVPFIMTDSFSYMFPDCFRVPETDYIIMTLDMTIHNNDYNWQGLFGVFFKKDARDLGEVKAYLNGLKTSIYLAVKMNEEAAISAPLHTFNVHDKIAHMLKETHYTDELNVFTEVFAHQLKDYVSKENDVAVLLKDPFSSYYVLEASTNATLTDQKSQYTIEQMTLAGLLQPSNKKNQCIIEKKNVPYSLFRALWAYNDFFIIPIFYKTDCIGMVMVLSLQGECNRTYSGEILKLTSDLGAWFNKLIHAKQMSVEKIRKDLLLKVTRKFYSSKDVGEILGEIVEALREAYPGCKVNLMLSNEWDVAETLPVQMLDIQNSAEGTAAKAYVTGELIVTDTSINGKTILTVPLKGRQGVYGVFEMEMTVSQIFTHSELEFIQVLADTGGNAIENAELYQQSRQYIEDLQLINQTSHLINSNLKVNEAVDLMMNKIIEAFQADEAGFIMFDDRWTFKDGGRTWKYPSEELFENNVKIADLVMTLKTGKQEIFLGDWSKDVKNPPFKSAIGIPMVHNNQVIGGVLVFKKTAYAFSFDSFKLCQSLVHHCTLAFINAILHEEMKELVVTDYLTKLYTREYMDEIVTDSMKNDGYGAFILLDIDHFKSVNDRFGHQAGDAVIIQVAKVIQSYTKKDRDIGVRWGGEELAIYLPKTDAIHAGDVAERIRHIVKEETEPNVTVSCGVSSWTSEEGVPSLTKLFNDADKALYRAKETGRDKVEFFHENG from the coding sequence ATGATTACAGGGGAAAGATCGCTAAATTTTTCGACTATCTTTGAGACCGTTTTTCGAAACGATTCTCTCATTCCGGAAAAATATAAACCAGCCATCTTCTTTTTAGCCGAAAAAAATGGAAAAGTCAAAGTATCAAAACAAACAGGGGACGTCCCCTTTATTATGACTGATTCATTTTCATATATGTTCCCTGACTGCTTTCGAGTTCCAGAGACAGATTATATTATCATGACACTAGATATGACTATTCACAATAATGACTATAACTGGCAAGGGTTATTTGGTGTGTTTTTTAAAAAGGATGCTAGAGACCTAGGAGAAGTGAAAGCATACTTGAACGGATTAAAGACATCCATTTATTTAGCAGTGAAAATGAACGAAGAAGCAGCCATTTCAGCTCCTTTGCACACCTTTAATGTGCATGACAAGATTGCACACATGCTTAAAGAGACGCATTATACAGATGAATTAAATGTATTTACAGAAGTATTTGCCCATCAGTTAAAAGATTACGTATCGAAAGAGAATGACGTGGCTGTTTTACTTAAAGACCCTTTCAGCTCCTATTATGTGTTAGAGGCGTCTACAAACGCCACTTTAACTGATCAGAAAAGTCAATATACGATCGAGCAGATGACGTTGGCAGGTTTGCTTCAGCCTTCTAACAAAAAAAATCAGTGTATTATTGAGAAAAAGAATGTCCCCTATTCGCTTTTTCGAGCGTTATGGGCTTACAATGATTTTTTTATTATCCCTATTTTCTATAAGACGGATTGTATTGGGATGGTTATGGTCTTGTCATTACAGGGAGAATGTAATCGGACATACAGTGGAGAAATACTAAAGCTGACATCAGATTTAGGGGCTTGGTTCAATAAGCTGATTCACGCTAAACAAATGAGTGTAGAAAAGATAAGGAAAGACTTGTTATTAAAAGTTACTAGGAAATTTTACAGTTCTAAGGATGTAGGTGAAATTCTTGGTGAAATCGTGGAAGCCTTACGAGAAGCTTATCCTGGATGTAAGGTGAACTTAATGCTTTCGAACGAATGGGATGTAGCCGAAACGCTTCCTGTTCAAATGCTGGATATACAAAATTCAGCTGAAGGGACTGCAGCTAAAGCATATGTGACAGGAGAACTTATCGTCACCGATACATCTATTAACGGGAAAACAATTCTGACTGTACCGTTAAAAGGGCGTCAAGGGGTATATGGTGTCTTTGAAATGGAAATGACTGTTTCGCAAATTTTCACTCACAGTGAACTAGAGTTTATTCAAGTTCTTGCGGATACAGGAGGAAATGCCATTGAGAATGCAGAGTTATATCAACAATCACGCCAGTATATAGAGGATCTCCAATTAATTAACCAGACATCTCATCTTATTAATTCCAACTTGAAAGTGAATGAAGCGGTTGATTTAATGATGAATAAGATTATTGAGGCATTCCAAGCGGATGAAGCTGGATTCATTATGTTTGATGACCGTTGGACGTTTAAAGATGGGGGACGAACATGGAAGTATCCATCTGAAGAGTTGTTTGAAAATAATGTAAAAATTGCCGATTTAGTGATGACTCTAAAAACAGGCAAGCAGGAAATCTTTTTAGGTGACTGGTCTAAAGATGTGAAAAATCCACCATTTAAGTCTGCAATTGGTATTCCGATGGTGCATAACAATCAAGTAATTGGCGGTGTATTAGTTTTCAAAAAAACTGCTTATGCCTTTAGTTTTGATTCCTTTAAATTATGTCAGTCTCTTGTCCATCATTGTACACTAGCTTTTATCAATGCGATTTTACATGAAGAAATGAAGGAACTGGTCGTTACAGATTATTTAACAAAATTGTACACGCGAGAATATATGGATGAAATTGTGACAGATTCTATGAAAAATGACGGTTATGGCGCGTTTATTTTACTTGATATTGATCATTTTAAATCCGTCAATGACCGATTTGGCCATCAAGCAGGAGATGCTGTCATTATTCAAGTAGCAAAAGTCATTCAATCTTACACAAAGAAAGATCGTGATATAGGCGTACGTTGGGGAGGCGAGGAATTAGCGATTTACTTACCGAAAACGGATGCTATCCACGCAGGAGACGTGGCTGAGCGGATTCGACATATTGTGAAAGAAGAAACGGAGCCGAATGTAACTGTTTCATGTGGCGTGTCTAGTTGGACTTCTGAAGAGGGGGTACCATCGTTAACGAAATTATTTAACGATGCAGATAAAGCTTTGTACAGAGCGAAAGAAACCGGAAGAGATAAAGTAGAATTCTTTCATGAGAATGGATAA
- the rpsD gene encoding 30S ribosomal protein S4, translated as MARYTGPSWKISRRLGISLSGTGKELQKRPYGPGQHGPNQRKKLTEYGLQLQEKQKLRHMYGMNERQFQRLFEQAGKQSGIHGENFMILLESRLDNLVYRLGLARTRRQARQLVNHGHITVDGGRVDIPSYRVTPGQTIGLREKSRNLDIVKAAVEVNDFTPAYVEFDADKLEGTFTRLPERSELPAEINEQLIVEWYSR; from the coding sequence ATGGCTCGATATACTGGACCAAGCTGGAAGATTTCCCGCCGCCTTGGTATCTCATTAAGTGGAACTGGAAAAGAACTTCAAAAACGTCCTTATGGACCAGGACAACACGGCCCTAACCAACGTAAAAAATTAACGGAATACGGCCTACAGCTTCAAGAGAAGCAAAAGCTTCGTCACATGTACGGCATGAATGAACGCCAATTCCAACGCCTTTTCGAACAAGCAGGTAAGCAATCTGGTATTCATGGTGAAAACTTCATGATTTTACTTGAATCCCGTCTTGATAACCTTGTTTATCGTTTAGGACTTGCCCGCACACGTCGTCAAGCCCGTCAATTAGTTAACCACGGCCACATCACTGTAGACGGTGGACGCGTAGACATTCCATCTTATCGTGTAACACCTGGTCAAACAATCGGCTTGCGTGAAAAATCACGTAATCTTGATATCGTCAAAGCAGCTGTTGAAGTTAACGATTTTACGCCTGCTTACGTTGAGTTTGATGCAGATAAGCTTGAAGGTACGTTTACTCGTTTACCTGAGCGCTCTGAGCTTCCAGCTGAAATTAACGAACAACTTATCGTTGAGTGGTACTCTCGTTAA
- a CDS encoding YolD-like family protein, with amino-acid sequence MKKHEDLFLRRGNLMWEGSRMMLPEHIQALREYDREKAEDPKPHLTEDELTDMGHIAFDSMRYTLEVKLTHWHEGYYMDVIGIIDKIDTQLKQVKINDKWIKINVIKVIERL; translated from the coding sequence ATGAAAAAGCACGAGGACTTATTTTTACGAAGAGGTAATTTAATGTGGGAAGGGAGTCGAATGATGTTGCCGGAACACATTCAAGCTTTAAGGGAGTACGATCGTGAAAAAGCCGAGGATCCTAAGCCTCATTTAACTGAGGATGAACTAACGGACATGGGCCACATCGCCTTTGATTCCATGAGATATACATTAGAAGTTAAGCTAACACACTGGCATGAAGGCTATTATATGGATGTAATCGGTATTATTGATAAAATAGATACACAGCTTAAACAAGTTAAAATTAATGATAAGTGGATAAAAATTAACGTGATTAAAGTGATCGAGAGGCTATAA
- a CDS encoding glycoside hydrolase domain-containing protein: MRNLYWGVDSAADVDQALYACVIANFGQPDFWGRYLTTVPNVNEGLTREEITFLQGVGIKLMPIYNDFSEALGYTQGRVAARNAIFHAQRLGITGDIFIFANLENFFNIDADWLIGWADAFMDSSFRPGYYNDPVEGDFNEAFCEAQEQSENVRFQTVLWSAEPEPGVTTKANTPTYNPEAPECGGNVWAWQYGRDAAACPIDTVLMEERLFNSLF; this comes from the coding sequence ATGAGAAATCTATACTGGGGGGTGGACTCTGCCGCAGATGTTGATCAAGCATTGTATGCGTGTGTAATAGCTAATTTTGGACAGCCGGATTTTTGGGGCAGATATTTGACGACTGTTCCGAACGTCAATGAGGGGCTCACACGTGAGGAAATTACATTTTTGCAAGGTGTGGGAATTAAACTGATGCCGATTTATAACGATTTTAGTGAAGCATTAGGCTATACACAAGGCAGGGTGGCAGCAAGGAATGCGATTTTTCATGCCCAAAGACTAGGGATTACAGGAGATATTTTTATTTTTGCCAACTTGGAAAACTTTTTTAACATTGATGCCGATTGGTTAATTGGTTGGGCAGATGCTTTTATGGATAGTAGTTTCCGTCCAGGTTATTATAATGACCCAGTCGAAGGTGATTTTAATGAAGCGTTTTGTGAGGCACAGGAGCAAAGTGAAAATGTTAGGTTTCAAACAGTTCTGTGGAGTGCCGAACCTGAACCGGGCGTCACGACAAAAGCGAACACCCCTACTTATAACCCAGAAGCTCCTGAGTGTGGGGGGAATGTGTGGGCATGGCAATATGGTCGGGACGCCGCAGCTTGTCCGATAGATACCGTTCTTATGGAGGAACGGCTGTTTAATAGTTTGTTTTGA
- the tyrS gene encoding tyrosine--tRNA ligase, translating to MTTLLEDLTFRGLVNQMTDEEGLKELIDKESVKLYCGFDPTGDSLHIGHLLTILTLRRFQLAGHKPYPLVGGATGLIGDPSGKKAERTLNDQAVVEGYSDKIKTQLQRFLDFDGTNAATLVNNYDWIGSMTVIDFLRDVGKFFGLNYMLAKESVETRIETGISFTEFSYQILQSYDFYRLNKEEGVKLQIGGSDQWGNITAGLELIRRMSGEEEGERPKAFGFTIPLVTKADGTKFGKTEGGAIWLDPEKTSPYEFYQFLLNTDDQDVIKFLKYFTFLTREEIEALEVELKERPHERLPHRRLAEELTAFVHSEAAVKQAKRISEALFGGGDLKELTGEEVLQGFKDVPSYDMREPEKSLVDLLVDAGISSSKRQAREDIKNGAVYINGDRCQDIDKQMGMDDKIDGQFTIIRRGKKKFYLIK from the coding sequence ATGACAACATTACTTGAAGATTTAACGTTTCGTGGGCTTGTTAACCAAATGACAGATGAAGAAGGCTTGAAAGAACTGATAGACAAAGAATCAGTTAAGTTGTACTGTGGCTTTGATCCCACTGGTGACAGCCTTCATATCGGCCACCTATTAACGATTTTGACATTGAGACGTTTTCAGTTGGCAGGGCATAAACCTTATCCGTTAGTAGGTGGCGCCACTGGTTTAATCGGTGATCCTAGCGGAAAGAAAGCAGAACGGACATTGAATGACCAAGCGGTTGTAGAAGGCTATAGCGACAAAATAAAAACGCAGCTTCAACGCTTCCTTGACTTCGATGGCACGAACGCTGCGACACTTGTTAATAACTACGACTGGATTGGTTCCATGACAGTCATTGATTTTCTAAGAGATGTGGGTAAATTTTTTGGACTAAATTATATGCTTGCTAAAGAATCTGTAGAAACACGAATCGAAACCGGAATATCTTTTACAGAATTTAGTTACCAGATATTACAATCTTATGACTTCTACCGTCTTAACAAAGAAGAAGGTGTGAAATTACAAATTGGTGGTAGTGATCAGTGGGGGAATATTACGGCAGGACTTGAATTAATTCGCCGTATGTCTGGTGAGGAAGAAGGGGAACGACCAAAAGCATTTGGTTTTACGATTCCACTTGTAACAAAGGCAGATGGTACAAAGTTTGGTAAAACTGAAGGAGGAGCGATTTGGCTCGATCCGGAGAAAACGTCTCCGTACGAATTTTATCAATTCTTGTTAAATACAGATGATCAAGACGTTATTAAATTCCTGAAGTACTTTACATTTCTAACTCGTGAAGAAATTGAGGCATTAGAGGTTGAATTAAAGGAGCGTCCGCATGAGCGACTTCCGCACCGTCGTTTAGCTGAAGAATTAACCGCTTTTGTGCATAGTGAAGCAGCTGTTAAACAGGCAAAGCGCATTAGTGAGGCACTATTTGGCGGCGGTGATTTAAAAGAGTTAACGGGTGAAGAAGTACTGCAAGGCTTTAAGGATGTACCATCTTATGACATGCGAGAACCTGAAAAAAGTCTGGTTGATTTGCTAGTCGATGCAGGGATTTCATCATCTAAACGTCAAGCACGTGAAGATATTAAGAATGGTGCCGTTTATATCAATGGTGATCGTTGCCAAGATATAGATAAACAGATGGGGATGGATGATAAAATCGATGGTCAATTTACGATCATTCGTCGGGGGAAGAAGAAGTTTTATCTTATAAAATAA
- a CDS encoding transglycosylase domain-containing protein: MSDQRFSVKSFLKRKEPQSVIKGIRVTSKVFWNLFLIFSTLALLSLFFIGGAAAGYFASLVQDEPIRSFEDIQNDIYDYEEATEIYFANEVYLGDLPSPLERREVDLENISQHLIDAVIATEDEYFYEHEGIVPKALFRAVYQDFSNADTQTGGSTLTQQLIKNQVLTSDVTHDRKALEILLAIRTENFFEKDEILEAYLNVVPFGRNANGRQVAGAQSAAQGIFGVDASELNIAQSAFIAGLPQSPFAYTPFTSQGEVKEDFEAGINRMTTVLNRMHSRGYITDEELEEALAYDVRENLTEARASSLEAYPFVTDEVQRRVKPILAEVLMEQDGVDLDEIDDDAQRELMISRYAEEAERALQREGYKIHTTINKDVYDAQQEVIETFSYFAPSRTEIVTDEDGEEVEITRPEEPGSVLIDNSTGAIISFVGGRDYETQNFNHATQATRHTGSTMKPLLTYAVGFETGVLQPGFITPDTPYIYRTENRPVTNFDNSHRGLMTAREALALSRNVPAVREFTKVDHNTAREALINFGFERFMKDDEPYDGTPLGTIGMTIEANTSAYSTFGNNGVRQESYMIERIETSDGEVVFEHEPEEIDILSPQTNYLMIDMMRDVVASGGTASQLPSYLNFNSDLYGKTGTSQEIKDSWFVGGNPNITQSIWLGFGDAKPIPQESHGMRYNQRTQMLWAALANAAYEVEPDLMAPSERFEQPDGIVSQSICGISGKLPSDLCREAGFVTTDLFNAKYVPTEEDDSLSRVQYVRVNDAMYKALESTPTEFTKAGVAIKEEYFDFADGDISEYIPDGWDNLVPDKEAPDNGKTPDSLQSVSTSGNGISWHAHHEGDVIGYRVYYSSNGSNFSQVASVRWDESYSYSGKSGSYYVTAVDVAGRESSAGNDVSVGSSDNDDEDDSSSNNDGNDDESNSDENENENDDNSNNDNNDNNNSNNNNNATREDEDDENNDNDSNENNNTDNSNNNENDNETDNNDSNNTDTSN, encoded by the coding sequence ATGAGCGACCAAAGGTTTTCTGTTAAATCGTTTTTAAAACGGAAAGAACCTCAATCTGTCATAAAAGGGATTCGTGTAACCTCAAAGGTTTTTTGGAATTTATTTTTAATTTTTTCCACACTTGCCCTTCTCTCTCTGTTCTTTATCGGAGGGGCTGCAGCCGGTTATTTTGCGTCACTTGTACAAGATGAACCGATTCGCAGTTTTGAAGACATTCAAAATGACATTTATGACTATGAGGAAGCGACCGAAATATATTTTGCGAATGAGGTGTATTTAGGAGATTTGCCAAGTCCCTTAGAACGAAGGGAAGTGGATTTAGAAAATATTTCACAACATTTAATTGACGCCGTTATCGCTACTGAGGATGAATACTTTTATGAACACGAAGGTATTGTACCTAAAGCATTATTCCGAGCAGTTTATCAAGACTTTTCCAATGCTGACACTCAAACTGGGGGAAGTACTTTAACGCAGCAATTAATCAAAAATCAAGTTCTGACAAGCGATGTCACACACGATCGAAAAGCACTTGAAATACTTCTAGCTATTCGAACAGAGAATTTCTTTGAAAAAGACGAGATTCTTGAAGCGTATTTAAATGTCGTGCCTTTCGGTAGAAATGCCAACGGGAGACAAGTAGCCGGTGCACAATCAGCCGCGCAAGGCATTTTCGGTGTTGATGCCTCTGAATTAAATATTGCGCAATCAGCTTTTATTGCCGGATTACCACAAAGTCCATTTGCCTATACACCTTTTACTTCTCAAGGAGAGGTAAAAGAGGACTTTGAAGCGGGGATAAATCGAATGACTACTGTGTTAAACCGCATGCACAGCCGTGGTTACATTACCGATGAAGAACTTGAAGAAGCGCTTGCTTATGATGTTCGAGAAAATTTGACAGAAGCTCGTGCTAGTAGTCTTGAAGCATATCCATTTGTAACGGATGAAGTCCAAAGGCGCGTTAAGCCAATTTTGGCTGAAGTGTTAATGGAACAAGATGGTGTTGACCTCGATGAGATTGATGATGACGCTCAACGAGAGCTCATGATCAGCAGATATGCCGAAGAAGCCGAGAGAGCTCTTCAACGAGAAGGCTATAAGATTCATACGACGATTAACAAAGATGTTTATGACGCACAACAAGAGGTTATCGAAACCTTTAGCTACTTCGCTCCAAGTAGAACAGAAATCGTCACTGACGAAGACGGTGAGGAAGTTGAAATTACACGGCCGGAAGAGCCTGGGTCTGTTTTAATTGATAATTCTACCGGTGCTATTATTAGCTTTGTTGGCGGTCGTGATTATGAAACGCAAAATTTTAACCATGCGACACAAGCAACGCGCCATACAGGTTCCACGATGAAACCATTACTGACGTATGCTGTTGGCTTTGAAACAGGTGTCTTACAGCCAGGCTTTATTACCCCTGATACGCCATATATTTATAGGACAGAAAATCGACCAGTCACTAACTTTGATAATTCCCACAGAGGCTTAATGACAGCACGTGAGGCACTCGCTCTATCACGTAACGTACCTGCTGTAAGGGAATTTACGAAAGTAGACCATAATACAGCCCGTGAAGCCCTCATTAACTTTGGGTTTGAACGCTTTATGAAAGACGATGAGCCTTATGATGGGACGCCTCTTGGAACGATCGGCATGACCATTGAAGCAAATACGAGTGCCTATTCTACTTTCGGTAACAATGGCGTTCGACAAGAATCTTATATGATTGAACGCATCGAAACATCTGATGGCGAGGTCGTATTTGAACATGAGCCTGAAGAAATTGATATCCTCTCCCCTCAGACGAATTATTTAATGATTGATATGATGCGTGATGTGGTGGCAAGCGGTGGAACAGCCTCACAATTGCCGAGCTATCTTAACTTTAATTCGGATCTTTACGGAAAAACAGGGACGAGTCAAGAAATTAAAGACTCTTGGTTCGTTGGTGGGAACCCAAATATTACTCAAAGTATTTGGCTCGGTTTTGGTGATGCTAAGCCAATACCACAGGAATCACATGGCATGCGGTATAACCAGCGCACCCAGATGTTATGGGCCGCTTTGGCAAATGCAGCTTATGAGGTAGAACCTGACTTAATGGCGCCTTCAGAGCGATTTGAGCAACCTGATGGGATCGTCAGTCAATCCATTTGTGGCATTTCCGGTAAACTTCCATCTGATTTATGTCGGGAAGCTGGTTTTGTAACAACGGACTTATTTAATGCAAAATATGTCCCAACAGAAGAAGACGACAGTTTATCCCGTGTGCAATATGTGCGTGTCAATGATGCCATGTACAAAGCCCTTGAATCGACACCGACAGAATTTACGAAAGCAGGGGTAGCCATTAAAGAAGAATACTTTGACTTTGCAGATGGTGATATATCCGAATACATTCCAGATGGGTGGGATAATCTTGTTCCCGATAAAGAGGCACCTGACAATGGAAAAACACCCGATTCATTACAATCAGTCTCAACATCAGGAAATGGTATCTCATGGCATGCACATCATGAAGGGGATGTGATCGGTTATCGTGTTTACTACTCTTCAAATGGTTCCAACTTTAGTCAAGTCGCTAGTGTTCGCTGGGATGAGAGCTATAGCTACTCGGGAAAATCAGGCTCCTATTACGTCACAGCTGTGGACGTAGCTGGCAGAGAATCGTCAGCAGGCAATGACGTATCAGTCGGTAGTTCTGATAATGATGACGAAGATGATTCCTCGTCAAATAATGACGGAAATGACGATGAATCTAATTCAGACGAAAATGAAAATGAAAATGACGACAACTCAAACAATGATAATAATGACAACAACAACTCTAATAACAATAACAATGCTACTCGTGAAGACGAGGATGATGAGAATAATGACAATGACTCAAATGAGAATAACAATACGGACAATTCAAATAATAATGAAAATGATAACGAGACAGATAACAATGACTCAAACAACACGGATACGTCTAATTAA
- a CDS encoding GNAT family N-acetyltransferase: MKHRKTCKSLQLKSKENHTFIIEGPIKKNILEECELDKKLTAFRPSDQQKKALLKVADLDESRIIVARDGHLIIGYAIFLYPDPLERWSEIELDNLLELGAIEVSSDYRGHQIAKHLLKVAMMDEAMEDYIIITTEYYWHWDLRGTGLSIWEYRDVMEKVMKTGGLEWYATDDPEICSHPANCLMARIGKRVTPDAVHEFNRVRFKHKYML, encoded by the coding sequence GTGAAGCACCGAAAAACCTGTAAGTCACTCCAACTCAAATCAAAAGAGAATCATACTTTTATCATCGAAGGCCCTATTAAAAAAAATATCCTTGAAGAATGCGAATTAGATAAAAAGCTTACAGCATTTCGTCCATCTGACCAACAAAAGAAAGCGCTTTTAAAAGTAGCTGACTTGGATGAAAGCCGAATCATCGTAGCGAGGGACGGTCATTTAATTATTGGCTATGCTATTTTCCTTTATCCAGATCCGTTAGAAAGGTGGTCAGAAATTGAACTGGATAATTTATTAGAATTAGGTGCTATTGAAGTGTCCAGTGATTACCGTGGTCACCAAATCGCGAAACACCTTTTAAAAGTTGCGATGATGGATGAAGCGATGGAAGACTATATTATTATCACCACTGAATACTACTGGCATTGGGATTTAAGAGGAACAGGATTATCTATTTGGGAATATCGCGATGTTATGGAAAAAGTCATGAAGACGGGGGGGTTAGAATGGTATGCCACTGATGACCCTGAAATTTGCTCCCACCCAGCGAACTGTCTAATGGCTCGCATCGGTAAACGCGTCACTCCCGACGCTGTTCATGAGTTTAACCGAGTTCGCTTTAAGCACAAATATATGTTGTAA
- a CDS encoding CBS and ACT domain-containing protein — MHVRDIMVTKVIVAPPEMSLSEALKLMLSHRIRHLPIVDSHNHLVGIISDRDLSDAIPSIFDSKPKEDVMSLPVSKVMVKNVITALPDDFVEEAAHMMTEQQISCLPVEENGDLIGIITETDLLNILVKLTGADLPTSRLEIDVPNETGQLSDVSDVIKRHKINIHSVLVYPSFSNPTRQTLVFRIQCMDMRGLLSSLKEKHYKIVWPQDMEMTQ; from the coding sequence ATGCATGTACGTGATATTATGGTGACGAAAGTGATTGTTGCCCCTCCTGAGATGTCTCTTTCAGAAGCTTTAAAATTAATGCTCTCCCATCGAATTCGTCATTTACCTATCGTAGACAGCCATAATCATTTAGTTGGTATTATTTCAGATCGGGATTTAAGTGATGCTATCCCTTCCATTTTTGACAGCAAACCTAAAGAAGATGTCATGTCTCTCCCCGTCTCAAAGGTGATGGTTAAAAATGTGATAACTGCCCTACCTGATGATTTCGTGGAGGAAGCAGCCCATATGATGACAGAGCAACAAATTAGTTGCTTGCCCGTTGAAGAAAATGGGGATCTTATAGGGATTATTACGGAGACGGATTTATTAAATATATTAGTCAAATTAACGGGGGCTGATTTACCTACCTCTCGCCTCGAAATTGATGTGCCAAATGAGACTGGTCAATTATCGGATGTAAGCGATGTCATTAAGCGGCATAAGATTAACATTCATAGTGTCCTCGTTTACCCATCATTTTCTAATCCTACTCGACAAACACTTGTTTTCCGTATTCAATGTATGGATATGAGAGGGTTACTATCTTCGCTAAAGGAAAAGCATTACAAGATTGTTTGGCCTCAAGATATGGAGATGACACAATGA
- a CDS encoding acetoin utilization protein AcuC: protein MTQEAVYVFSHEQLQYKFHHDHPFNQQRLSITTDLLKAIDALSEEHIFPARKATLEELLLIHDEDYIQAVIGAAEGQSRSSYRTTYGIGTDDTPVFPHMHEAAAWLVGGTLTAVDCVMSNAYSHALNLGGGLHHGFRGKASGFCIYNDSSIAIEYIRQKYGARVLYVDTDAHHGDGVQWAFYNDPDVCTLSLHESGRFLFPGTGHVNERGHGDGYGYSFNIPFEAFTEDASWLASYQKAMREVTAYFKPDIILTQNGADAHYYDPLTHLCSTMTIFHEIPKLAHELAHEFCDGRWVAVGGGGYDIWRVVPRAWSSLWLEMSNQQHKMTQCIPDTWINRWEKEAPVSLPTSWTDPEGIYPHIPRQADIETKNRRSLIKALKPILDISN, encoded by the coding sequence ATGACACAAGAAGCAGTATATGTTTTTTCTCATGAACAACTGCAATACAAATTTCATCATGATCATCCTTTCAATCAACAACGGTTATCCATTACAACTGATTTATTGAAAGCCATTGATGCTCTTTCTGAAGAGCACATTTTTCCAGCAAGAAAAGCTACATTAGAAGAGCTTTTGCTCATCCATGATGAGGATTACATTCAAGCTGTCATTGGTGCAGCAGAAGGACAAAGTCGTTCCTCTTACCGTACGACATACGGCATTGGAACAGATGATACACCCGTCTTCCCTCATATGCACGAGGCAGCTGCCTGGCTCGTAGGCGGTACCTTAACCGCTGTAGACTGTGTCATGTCCAATGCCTATTCTCATGCACTGAATTTAGGCGGTGGGCTTCACCATGGCTTTAGAGGAAAAGCGTCGGGCTTTTGTATTTATAATGACAGTTCAATAGCCATTGAATATATTAGGCAAAAGTATGGTGCACGTGTTTTATATGTGGATACCGATGCTCACCATGGTGATGGGGTCCAATGGGCATTTTATAATGATCCTGACGTATGTACACTCTCACTTCATGAAAGTGGGCGATTCCTTTTCCCTGGGACAGGACATGTGAATGAACGGGGACACGGTGATGGCTATGGTTATTCATTCAATATACCTTTTGAAGCGTTTACTGAAGATGCATCATGGCTTGCATCATATCAAAAAGCTATGAGAGAGGTGACCGCTTATTTTAAACCTGATATTATTTTGACACAAAATGGGGCTGATGCTCATTATTATGATCCTTTAACCCACCTGTGCAGTACGATGACTATTTTTCATGAAATCCCTAAATTAGCCCATGAGCTGGCACACGAATTTTGCGATGGCCGCTGGGTCGCCGTCGGGGGTGGGGGATATGATATTTGGCGAGTCGTTCCCAGAGCCTGGTCATCACTTTGGCTTGAAATGTCAAACCAACAGCATAAAATGACGCAATGTATTCCAGACACATGGATTAACCGCTGGGAAAAAGAAGCGCCTGTTTCCTTACCTACCTCATGGACAGACCCTGAAGGCATTTATCCTCATATTCCCCGGCAAGCAGATATAGAAACGAAAAATAGACGTTCATTAATAAAAGCGTTAAAACCTATCCTAGACATAAGCAATTAA